The Sphingomonas carotinifaciens region GGCGTCTATCGCACGTCGCGGCAAAGTCTGTGGTGCTCGGTGATTGCCGAACGCAACGGGATGATGGCGCAGGACATGTGGTCGGATATTGATCGGCGTGTTGCGGGGCTGGCCGCGGCGGATGAGGTCGGCGCGAAGGCGGCACAGCGCGCGACGCGCAAAGTGGGCGGACGACCGCTGTCGACCACGACTGCCCCGGTTCTGCTGGATGCGACGGTCGCTGCGACGCTGGTCGCCGAAATGGCGTCCGCGTTGATGGGCACCGCGCAGGTTGAAGGTGCGACCTACTGGCACGACATGCTCGGCAAACAAGCTGTTGCCGGTCATATCGACTTGGTCGAGGATCCGTTCGAGCCTTATGGCTTGACGAGCAAGCCTTACGATCATGAAGGGGTCGCGGGGACGGCCCGGCACGTGATCCGCGGCGGCGTACTCGAAGGCTATTTCCTCAACTGCCTCAATGCACGCAAGCTCGGCACGCGCTCGACGGGCAATGCCGACGGCTGCAACAATCTGACCCTCTCCAGCCGCAATGCGATCGCGACATCGCCCGAACTGCTGCGCCAGCTGGATACGGGCCTGTGGGTCACCGAGTTCCTAGGCGGCAGCGCCGATCCGGTCACAGGTAATTACTCAAAGGCAGTAGCCGGCTTCTGGGTGGAAAACGGCGAGGTCGCCTTCCCGGTGCAGGACACCACGATTGCGGGTGAATTGCCGCAGATGCTGAAGGAACTCGTGACCGTGGGCGGCGACGTCTACCGGCGCGGGGCGTTCCGCAGCGGCTCGATTCTATTGAACAGCATGCGCATTTCCGGCCGCTGAGCGGGTGCAGGAGGATCCAATGGGTATTAATGGTCTTATGGCAGCGCTAACGCCGCTCGACGTCGCGGAGCAGCGGCTGCTTGCGCCGAATGACCTCACCCGCGAAGCCGTCGGCAGCGCGCTCGAGAATCTGATCGGTAACGGCGCCGATTATGCGGATCTTTATTTCGAGACCGGCCATGCCGAAAACTGGCGGCTGACCAATGGCAGCGTTTCGGCCGCGGCATATTCGATTTCGGAAGGGTTCGGCGCGCGCAGCGTCACCGGTGACCAGACCGCCTTTGCCTATTCGGGTGCCATCTCGCCGCAGTCGATCGCGGCGGCTACCAGCAGCGTGCGCAGCATGCGGCTACACGGCAACGACGCAGCGCGCACCGGGGGTGTCGAGGTACGAGCTCTGGGCTCCCCGAGCCTGATCTATCCGATGGAAGACCCGCTGGAGACGCTGGGTGCAGCAGAGAAGATCGCGCTGCTCAAGGACCTTGACGAGCGTAGCCGTGCAGTTGACTCCCGCATTGTACGGATTTCAGCCGAGTTGCAGGCGTCGCATTCGACGATCCTGATCGCTGGCAGCGATGGGACCTTGGCGGGCGATGCGCGGCCGCAGGTTCAACTGATCCTCTCGGTGCTGGCGCAGGAAGGCAACCGCCGCGCGTCGGGCAGCGCAACCGCTGGGGGGCGTCACCTGCTGAGCGATTTCACCGGCGAAATGCTGGATCGTTTGATCGCCACTGCCACCCGGATCGCGTTGACGAATCTGGATGCGCGGCCCGCGCCGTCCGGCATGATGCCGGTCGTGCTTGGTAACGGGTTCCCCGGCATCCTGCTGCACGAAGCGGTCGGGCACGGGTTGGAAGGCGACGCGCATCGCAAGCGCTCCTCGGTTTTCATCGATCGGATGGGCGACCGGATCGCGGCTTCGAGCGTCACCGTGATAGACGACGGAACGCTGCCCTGTTTGCGCGGATCGCTGGCGATCGACGATGAGGGGACGCCGTCGTCCCGAAACGTGCTGATCGAGGACGGCCGTCTCGTCGGACTGATGCAGGATCGCACGAGCGGGCGACTGCTGAACCAAAGACTGACGGGCAATGCCCGGCGCGACGGCTACGACCGTTTGCCGATGCCGCGCATGACCAATACCTTTCTAGCGGCTGGCGACTATGATCCCGCGGAGATCGTCGCATCGGTCAAGCATGGCATCTACGCGGCCGA contains the following coding sequences:
- a CDS encoding TldD/PmbA family protein encodes the protein MASRPAVTGVNDAAHELAGEGGYLLNEPSHLKQIAQAATEQALRAGVDQAIASAKENGGITMRARGGNFDNATREGSQALSIKVFVGGRTGEASTSALSPMAVERAVERAILIAHQVEPDSDSAPPELAWLGTDAVDVPLFAPSGLTAQDLGRIALEIESAANDAADVRVIEAGASSIDACLALAIGRDFSGVYRTSRQSLWCSVIAERNGMMAQDMWSDIDRRVAGLAAADEVGAKAAQRATRKVGGRPLSTTTAPVLLDATVAATLVAEMASALMGTAQVEGATYWHDMLGKQAVAGHIDLVEDPFEPYGLTSKPYDHEGVAGTARHVIRGGVLEGYFLNCLNARKLGTRSTGNADGCNNLTLSSRNAIATSPELLRQLDTGLWVTEFLGGSADPVTGNYSKAVAGFWVENGEVAFPVQDTTIAGELPQMLKELVTVGGDVYRRGAFRSGSILLNSMRISGR
- a CDS encoding metallopeptidase TldD-related protein, with the protein product MGINGLMAALTPLDVAEQRLLAPNDLTREAVGSALENLIGNGADYADLYFETGHAENWRLTNGSVSAAAYSISEGFGARSVTGDQTAFAYSGAISPQSIAAATSSVRSMRLHGNDAARTGGVEVRALGSPSLIYPMEDPLETLGAAEKIALLKDLDERSRAVDSRIVRISAELQASHSTILIAGSDGTLAGDARPQVQLILSVLAQEGNRRASGSATAGGRHLLSDFTGEMLDRLIATATRIALTNLDARPAPSGMMPVVLGNGFPGILLHEAVGHGLEGDAHRKRSSVFIDRMGDRIAASSVTVIDDGTLPCLRGSLAIDDEGTPSSRNVLIEDGRLVGLMQDRTSGRLLNQRLTGNARRDGYDRLPMPRMTNTFLAAGDYDPAEIVASVKHGIYAADFGGGQVDITSGQFNFSAVEAYLIEDGKITAPISGAVLIGLGHEALKNVSMVGNNLAMANGVCGKEGQTIPVCVGQPTVRIDEMVIGGTA